A region from the Neurospora crassa OR74A linkage group V, whole genome shotgun sequence genome encodes:
- a CDS encoding cell cycle checkpoint protein, giving the protein MRFKTELRNIRTFSKLVAALNTLEKIAWVRLDDDTVRFTVIPDTGSQVWASLSVDTIFDSYHIQSNEANNTINLELPLGPLQRALKSALNSNHASLRLTKRDGIPMLSMTIHTMTKDAPSAARRNKNNSNNNNNNDDQMGSYNDDNDPFSENSLYQQESLELTMKREREKVITQDIPVRVLHPDTVETIMQPKVREPDVHIMFPPLLQVKAISDRFTKLAITTAASSSSSSRREAQNPKLELSATMHGSLRLRLIADTLDITSVWDSCLENPELDPAVLPVPIEEHPSTKYREAGPDKWATVRVDGKDWSRVLSVGRLEASRVIACFTHEHALILYVYVRRADDDYPGVGAGRGGDDGDDVVTYYVSSINT; this is encoded by the exons ATGCGCTTCAAAACAGAACTCAGAAATATCCGCACCTTTTCGA AACTTGTAGCCGCCCTCAACACTTTAGAAAAGATTGCCTGGGTCCGGCTCGATGATGATACAGTTAGGTTTACCGTCATCCCCGACACTGGGTCGCAGGTGTGGGCCTCCCTCTCCGTCGACACCATCTTCGACAGCTACCACATCCAATCCAACgaagccaacaacaccatcaacctGGAGCTTCCCCTCGGCCCGCTCCAACGAGCTCTCAAATCCGCCCTCAACAGCAACCATGCTAGCTTGCGTCTCACCAAGCGCGACGGCATCCCCATGCTCTCCATGACCATTCACACCATGACCAAGGACGCTCCATCCGCCGCCCGTcggaacaagaacaacagcaacaacaacaacaacaacgacgaccaaATGGGCAGctacaacgacgacaacgacccTTTCTCCGAAAACTCCCTCTACCAACAAGAGTCCCTCGAACTAACCATGAAACGCGAGCGCGAAAAGGTCATCACGCAAGACATCCCCGTGCGGGTCCTGCACCCGGACACAGTCGAGACCATTATGCAGCCGAAAGTGCGGGAGCCAGACGTGCACATCATGTTTCCCCCCTTGTTACAAGTCAAGGCGATTTCGGACCGGTTCACCAAGCTGGCCATCACTAcagccgcctcctcctcgtcctctaGTAGACGCGAAGCACAGAATCCCAAACTAGAGCTCTCAGCCACCATGCACGGCTCTTTGCGTCTCCGGTTAATAGCCGATACCCTGGACATTACGAGTGTCTGGGACAGCTGTCTGGAGAATCCCGAACTGGACCCGGCGGTGCTGCCGGTACCGATTGAGGAGCATCCGAGCACGAAATACAGGGAGGCTGGGCCGGATAAGTGGGCGACGGTCAGGGTAGATGGGAAGGATTGGTCAAGGGTGTTGAGTGTGGGCAGGCTGGAGGCGAGCAGGGTGATTGCGTGCTTTACGCACGAGCATGCGCTCATACTGTATGTCTATGTGAGGAGGGCGGATGATGATTATCCGGGGGTGGGGGccggaaggggaggggatgatGGGGATGATGTTGTTACT TACTACGTTTCATCTATCAACACGTAA